Sequence from the Brevinematales bacterium genome:
GGGAGCGGGGATGCCGCCGTCGAGCCGGATAACAGCCATATAATCGTCCAACGCCTTGAGGGTGTCGCCGGATTTTTTATAGGCTATCGCGCGTTCAAAGTACAGGGACGCGTTCTCAGGGTTTTGCGCGATCGCGGCGGATAATTCGTCGATCTTACCGCCCGTCTGCTGAGCCAATAGGAAAATAGCGGGCATACAGAGAAAGAAGATTAGGAATTTAAAGAATCTGGCGGCTTTCATTTATTTCCCCCGCAACATTATACCATGTTTCTGCGTTTATTAAAAATATCCGCTCAATGTGGCTTGATGACTAAGCGGCAATTCTTACCATTTTCCGTCACTGCGAGTCCCCAAAGGGGGCGAAGCTGTCTACTAAGAATATACAGTATAATTAAATAGATTGCTCATCGCAATGACAAAAAACATTTCGTCAATATGCTCAATGCCCGTCGTCTTTTTTTAACCGCTGGTTCTTATACCATTCGATTGTCTTTCCCACTGCGGTATCGATGTCCGTCCGGGGCTTCCACCCCAGTATCCTTCGCGCCTTATCGATTGAAAAATGGTAATTCGTGCTGACCTGCTGGGTACGGTAACGTGTTAACGGGGGAGCTTCCCGCGAATTGAATATCTTATAGAAGGACTCCATCGACGTGCCGATAAAACGCGCGAGCCACCCGGGCACCGAAAGCCAGTGGGGTTTGACATCCAGCGCGGCGCACAGCTTTTCGGTCCACTCCCGCCATGTAATCCTCAGCCCGTCGGAGATAATAAACACCTCGCCGACCGCCTCGTCCTTCTCCATCGCGGCGATAATCGCGTCTACCAGATTCCCGACATAGACCGGGCATGTCAGCCTGCGTCCGCTGTCGACAAACGGGATGTTGCGGGAGTGCAGCGCCTCGGCCATCTTCAGGATAGTCACCGTATCGTTCTCGCCGTACACGTTCGCCGGGCGGATAACGCTCACCGGGAAGGAATGCTCCCGGTACGCATTGAGGACGCACTTCTCGCCCTCGTACTTGGTCACACAGTACGGGAAATCGGTAGGGAAGAACGGGCCTTCCTCGTCGGTATCGACATGGTTTCCGAAGCCGTGCACCGCGACCGAACTGATGTGCACGAATTTTTTGATACCCGCGCGCATCGATTCTTCCAGCATATTCCTGACGCCCGTGATATTCGGGACGACGAATTCATCGTACCCGCCCCAGTCGGACGCCTTCCCCAGCACGTCGATGACATAATCGGCGCGTTTCAGCGCGGCGCGGATGCATTCCGTATCGGTGACCTGACAGACCACGCGTTCCGCGCCCATCGTATCGAGTATCTCCCGGTTATGGTCGCCCCGCACGAGCGCGAGCACCCGGTAACCCCGTTCGATCAGGCTCCGGCACAGGTTCGTGCCGACAAATCCGCTGGCTCCGGTCACCAGCACTGTCTTATTCATGCTCCGGTTCTCCCTGTTCTTTTATAACTTTCGTCCCTTTCATCATCTCTATCAATTTGTTTTTCAGGTCGCCGGTATATTGCCCCTCTTTCGCCGAAACAAAAATTGCTCCGGGATACCGCAGGCGGATATCCACGAGTATTTCGCGCGGCAGGAGGTCGATTTTATTCAGGCATAAAAGCGTGGGCTTATGATCCGCGCCTATTTCTTTCAGGGTCTGGTTGACCGAACGGATATGCTCGGCGAGCGCCGGGTCGGACACATCGGCGACATGCAGCAGCATGTCCGCGTAACGCGCGTCGGCGAGGGTGGATTTGAACGATTCGATCAACCCGACCGGGATATCGCGGATAAATCCGACGGTATCGGACATAAGCGCAATACTCCCGTCGCCCAGCCACACCCTGCGGGTAGTCGTATCCAATGTGGAGAAAAGTTTATCCTCGGCCAGCACGTCCGACTTAGAGATTTTATTCAGGAGGGTGGACTTGCCGGAGTTGGTATACCCGATGATGGAGACCTTGAATTCGCCCATCCGTTTTTTACGCTGGGTATCTTTCTCCCGTTCTATTTCTATCAGTTTGGTCTCGATAATATGAATCTTCTTGCGAAGGATACGGCGGTCGACTTCGAGCTTCTGTTCGCCGGGGCCCCTGAGGCCGATACCCCCGTCGGTACGCGAAAGGTTCTGGTAATGCCCGACCAGCCGCGGGAGCTGGTACTTCAACTGCGCGAGCTCGACCTGCATCTTCGCGGCGCGCGTGCGGGCATGGATCGCGAAAATATCCAGTATCAGTTCCGTCCGCGTCAGCACGCGACATTCCAGCTCTTTCTCGATATTCCGCACCTGCGCGGGGGAAAGCTCGTGATTGAACACGACCAGATCGACCTTCTCGTCGGCGTAAAACTCGCGTATTTCCTCGATCTTGCCTTTCCCGATATAGAAACGCCCGTCGATCGCGCTTTTAGCCTGTATCAGGATATCCACCACTTCCGCGCCCGCGGTATCCGCGAGACGTTTCAGTTCGAGCATCGATTCCTGTATATCGTTAAAATTATCCTGCGGGAGCTTCAAGCCCACCAATACCGCTTTTTCGTTCATAAATTCTACTGTTTGAGGAGAACCGTCAATTCCTGAACGCCCTGGAGGATCTTCATTCCCTTCTCCAGAGATTGCAGGAATTTCACGTTCCTGAACCC
This genomic interval carries:
- the hflX gene encoding GTPase HflX, encoding MNEKAVLVGLKLPQDNFNDIQESMLELKRLADTAGAEVVDILIQAKSAIDGRFYIGKGKIEEIREFYADEKVDLVVFNHELSPAQVRNIEKELECRVLTRTELILDIFAIHARTRAAKMQVELAQLKYQLPRLVGHYQNLSRTDGGIGLRGPGEQKLEVDRRILRKKIHIIETKLIEIEREKDTQRKKRMGEFKVSIIGYTNSGKSTLLNKISKSDVLAEDKLFSTLDTTTRRVWLGDGSIALMSDTVGFIRDIPVGLIESFKSTLADARYADMLLHVADVSDPALAEHIRSVNQTLKEIGADHKPTLLCLNKIDLLPREILVDIRLRYPGAIFVSAKEGQYTGDLKNKLIEMMKGTKVIKEQGEPEHE
- a CDS encoding NAD-dependent epimerase/dehydratase family protein, with protein sequence MNKTVLVTGASGFVGTNLCRSLIERGYRVLALVRGDHNREILDTMGAERVVCQVTDTECIRAALKRADYVIDVLGKASDWGGYDEFVVPNITGVRNMLEESMRAGIKKFVHISSVAVHGFGNHVDTDEEGPFFPTDFPYCVTKYEGEKCVLNAYREHSFPVSVIRPANVYGENDTVTILKMAEALHSRNIPFVDSGRRLTCPVYVGNLVDAIIAAMEKDEAVGEVFIISDGLRITWREWTEKLCAALDVKPHWLSVPGWLARFIGTSMESFYKIFNSREAPPLTRYRTQQVSTNYHFSIDKARRILGWKPRTDIDTAVGKTIEWYKNQRLKKDDGH